The proteins below are encoded in one region of Winogradskyella helgolandensis:
- a CDS encoding YqgE/AlgH family protein, whose protein sequence is MNKPEKGNLLIAEPSIIGDISFNRAVILLADHNALGSVGFILNKPLDYNLKDLIEGTESEFPVYNGGPVEQDNLYFIHKSPELIPNSIEISHGIFWGGDFNIVLNLINKGKISTGDIRFFLGYSGWDEQQLDNELKSNAWLVSENIYNKEIISKPCNTFWREKMLELGGDYSIWSNAPENPSYN, encoded by the coding sequence ATGAACAAACCCGAAAAAGGCAATTTACTCATTGCCGAGCCATCTATTATCGGTGATATTTCATTTAATCGTGCTGTGATTCTCTTAGCCGATCACAACGCTTTAGGTTCGGTTGGATTTATTTTAAATAAACCGCTAGACTATAATCTTAAAGACCTAATAGAAGGTACTGAGTCTGAATTTCCTGTTTATAATGGTGGACCAGTAGAACAAGACAACCTATATTTTATTCATAAATCACCAGAATTAATTCCTAATAGTATTGAAATATCGCATGGTATTTTTTGGGGAGGAGATTTTAATATTGTATTGAACTTAATTAATAAAGGAAAAATATCTACTGGAGATATTCGCTTCTTTTTAGGCTATTCTGGATGGGACGAACAACAATTAGATAATGAACTTAAATCTAATGCTTGGTTAGTTTCTGAAAATATCTACAATAAAGAAATCATTTCTAAGCCATGTAATACGTTTTGGCGTGAAAAAATGCTAGAACTTGGTGGTGACTATAGTATTTGGTCTAATGCACCTGAGAATCCTAGTTATAATTAG
- a CDS encoding tetratricopeptide repeat protein, whose protein sequence is MKRIVRGIVILFSMVLSAQQTERLDSLLIEGISARSNKDYATSLELLTEVRTVAEDNHWYKQQFLALNNIGANYYSMLDYGEALDNYLEAYTIALKHLDENEEMTVLNNIAILYSKEGEPEKAEAYFYKAYLMAIEHDDTIKTGLYAVNLGLAANELNKLDEALAYLEEAKERLKGRANLILLVDIALAENHYKRGDLETAETLAKTLLPSLSAIEFTEEKISTLTVLSNVYQERGDLNTAITYAEAAREAAINPDLKISTYEQLSKLYKAKGLMEAALVAKDSIIALNETLSTIKNGRFFEANKVKFEIANYRRELQQSSAEQREERARLYTLLGFCALVIVLISWALRNSFIKNKQRKILHDRSQEIIALELEKEKSDNLVLEKQLHAKEAFLMLEQEKLKNEIETKNQKLAAKALQISSRNELLKEVINSLSSQTEISKNVFLTRKIKELKSLLKNDNEWESFLKHFEEVNQNFISELKRRHPELTANDIRYISYLYMDLTNKEISSLFNITAVASRKRKERISQKMGLSESSDLYRYLSDI, encoded by the coding sequence ATGAAGCGTATTGTAAGGGGTATCGTTATTCTATTTAGTATGGTGCTCAGCGCACAACAAACAGAGCGATTAGACAGTTTGTTAATTGAAGGCATTTCCGCCCGAAGTAATAAGGACTACGCGACCTCTTTAGAGTTATTAACCGAAGTGCGTACCGTTGCCGAAGATAACCATTGGTACAAACAACAGTTCTTGGCCTTAAATAATATTGGAGCCAATTACTATTCCATGTTAGATTACGGTGAGGCGCTAGACAATTATTTAGAAGCTTATACCATTGCTTTAAAACACCTCGATGAAAATGAGGAAATGACGGTTTTAAACAATATTGCTATTCTGTATAGCAAAGAAGGTGAGCCAGAGAAAGCGGAAGCCTATTTTTATAAGGCGTATCTCATGGCAATAGAACACGACGATACGATTAAAACAGGACTTTACGCCGTTAATTTAGGACTAGCGGCTAATGAACTCAATAAATTAGATGAAGCCCTAGCGTATTTAGAGGAAGCAAAAGAACGTCTTAAAGGTCGTGCTAACTTAATACTTTTAGTAGATATTGCATTGGCTGAAAACCATTATAAGCGTGGTGATTTAGAGACGGCCGAAACCTTGGCTAAAACACTATTGCCGAGTTTAAGCGCTATAGAATTTACCGAAGAAAAGATCTCTACACTTACCGTATTGTCTAATGTATATCAAGAAAGAGGAGATCTCAATACCGCTATTACCTATGCAGAAGCGGCGCGTGAAGCAGCTATAAATCCAGATCTTAAAATCTCAACCTATGAGCAATTGTCCAAACTGTATAAAGCCAAAGGCTTAATGGAGGCTGCGCTTGTTGCCAAAGACTCAATAATAGCACTAAATGAAACCCTGTCAACGATTAAGAATGGGCGCTTTTTTGAGGCGAATAAGGTGAAGTTTGAAATTGCTAACTACCGTCGCGAATTACAACAAAGTAGTGCAGAGCAACGCGAAGAACGTGCACGACTCTATACCTTGTTAGGCTTTTGTGCTTTGGTTATTGTGTTAATATCTTGGGCCTTGCGGAATAGTTTTATTAAGAACAAGCAGCGCAAAATACTACACGACCGAAGTCAGGAAATCATAGCCTTAGAACTCGAAAAAGAGAAGAGCGATAACTTGGTGTTAGAAAAGCAATTGCATGCTAAAGAGGCTTTTTTAATGTTAGAACAAGAAAAGCTTAAAAACGAAATTGAAACCAAAAACCAAAAGTTGGCGGCAAAAGCCTTACAGATTTCTAGTAGAAATGAATTGCTGAAGGAGGTGATTAATTCGTTGTCTAGTCAAACCGAGATTTCCAAGAATGTCTTTCTTACCCGCAAAATAAAAGAGCTAAAAAGTTTACTGAAAAATGATAATGAATGGGAAAGTTTCTTAAAACATTTTGAAGAAGTCAACCAAAATTTTATTTCCGAACTCAAACGACGCCACCCAGAATTAACAGCAAATGACATCCGTTACATCAGTTATTTATATATGGATCTTACCAATAAAGAGATTTCGTCGCTCTTTAACATCACCGCTGTCGCCTCTAGAAAACGAAAAGAGCGCATAAGTCAGAAAATGGGACTCTCTGAGAGTTCGGACTTATATCGTTATTTGTCAGATATTTAG
- a CDS encoding aminotransferase class IV, giving the protein MVNFNGSLRSQSDSKLTVNNRGYKYGDALFETLKVVNGKIFFWEDHYFRLMSSMRILRMDIPMNFTMEFLESEILKTLEANDLLHASARVRLNIDRGEGGKYLPSDTTQVHFNINAEPHYDPFYTIDITANCVVDLYKDYFVAPGLLSGLKSNNKAIQVIGSIYAKENDLDNCLVLNTDKSVLEALNGNLFLVKDGKIKTPPLEEGCLKGVMRKQILELLSKDINVTVEEASISPFELQKADELFITNVIKGIVPITKYRKKEYGSDFAQSLLVKLNAKLRLLS; this is encoded by the coding sequence ATGGTAAATTTTAATGGTTCGTTGCGTTCACAATCAGATTCAAAACTCACAGTAAATAATAGAGGTTATAAATATGGTGATGCCCTGTTTGAAACTTTAAAAGTAGTGAATGGTAAAATCTTCTTTTGGGAAGACCATTATTTTAGATTAATGTCTTCCATGCGTATTCTTAGAATGGATATCCCTATGAATTTTACTATGGAATTTTTAGAGTCTGAAATACTAAAAACTTTAGAAGCCAATGATTTGTTGCATGCCTCAGCGCGTGTCCGATTAAATATCGATAGAGGTGAAGGTGGGAAATATTTACCCTCAGACACCACGCAAGTGCATTTTAATATCAATGCAGAACCACATTACGATCCCTTTTATACTATTGATATAACAGCAAATTGCGTTGTCGATTTATACAAAGATTACTTCGTGGCTCCAGGGTTATTGTCAGGATTAAAATCTAATAATAAGGCTATTCAGGTTATTGGTAGTATTTACGCTAAAGAAAATGATTTAGATAATTGCTTAGTTTTAAATACTGACAAAAGTGTTCTTGAAGCTTTAAATGGGAATTTATTCTTAGTTAAAGATGGTAAAATAAAAACACCACCTTTGGAAGAAGGGTGTTTAAAAGGCGTGATGAGAAAGCAGATTTTAGAACTCTTATCAAAGGATATTAATGTGACTGTAGAAGAAGCATCTATTAGTCCATTTGAACTTCAAAAAGCAGATGAATTGTTTATTACTAATGTTATTAAAGGTATTGTTCCAATTACTAAATATCGTAAAAAAGAATACGGGAGTGATTTTGCTCAGAGTCTTTTGGTGAAGCTTAATGCTAAGTTACGTTTGCTATCTTAA
- a CDS encoding T9SS type A sorting domain-containing protein encodes MTKTITRFLLVLVFAVQHTFAQVEITGSTDYGRIFDLTYDANIPNKIYGITLGNHIVVSEDNGATWSVLYSLDIVLSARIEQLKLSADGTKLTFYIYTGITTENAVVVYDLATTSVENVIALPNQVDLAYVESYDFYDSDMDVLLVNTGFPVGFLNEGKAFYTSDGGITWDMIYYTNDYDTVFLNEVAISPSDPDTIFLARGNGSTDIDGGLFVSKDAGLTFTEALAGINLSTIAFDPSDDQTIYVGTGISFGTSPENLYKSTDGGTTFSVVPITWTSGILNNIVKIKFNDNNPSQIIILEENELVISEDGGTTFINYVYPNDNTDSYYYGLNASYNPQNSDEIVISSNYIPLFSNDGGEMVSAIANPYFVSTGTNAVFSDVNNSSLYYGVQQGLVHRDLTTGEDTAYNLMPLNSFSTGGTSYFIDDYVANRVFSFSSSFFGSAFNISTDNGLTSTQLLSVFTNRVSALATYPSNTDAILVAFAGYDPGETQLKKIDFSDLNSVVITDIILPTVDYINGIVIDASGTITLSLGTEVYVSTDDGSTWVANTTGLEVLEATDAILDLQEDPLTPGTFAMATNKGVFMSTDGGATWAQKSTDIIYKVAFSTETVGAMVATTYTSVSTLFELHYSIDYGETWTTLYNDQLLSVGSASSSYQFEDDAVTVYVGTFDIGLMEYSIDLEVLGTPDFTEDDNTMAIYPNPTSGVLHVDLKEAAVTQITVYNLSGAKVMSFKGSETLDISNLASGIYVLRIQDSNNVVGFKRIVKQ; translated from the coding sequence ATGACAAAAACAATTACACGCTTTTTATTGGTACTCGTCTTTGCAGTACAACACACTTTTGCTCAAGTTGAAATTACGGGTTCTACTGATTACGGTAGAATATTTGACCTAACTTATGATGCTAACATACCCAACAAGATTTACGGCATTACCTTAGGAAACCATATTGTGGTTTCTGAAGATAACGGAGCCACTTGGTCTGTTTTGTACTCTTTGGACATCGTCTTAAGTGCAAGAATTGAGCAGTTAAAACTATCAGCCGATGGTACAAAACTTACTTTTTATATCTATACAGGAATTACTACAGAAAATGCAGTAGTAGTTTATGATTTAGCAACAACATCTGTGGAAAATGTAATTGCACTACCAAACCAAGTTGATCTTGCTTATGTTGAATCTTACGATTTTTATGATTCCGATATGGACGTTCTGTTAGTTAATACAGGTTTTCCTGTCGGGTTTCTTAATGAGGGCAAAGCCTTTTATACGTCTGATGGAGGTATCACTTGGGATATGATTTATTATACTAACGACTACGATACGGTTTTTTTGAATGAGGTTGCCATAAGTCCTTCAGATCCAGATACTATTTTTTTAGCCAGAGGTAATGGTAGTACGGACATTGATGGTGGTTTATTTGTATCTAAAGATGCAGGGCTAACTTTTACAGAAGCGTTAGCAGGCATCAATTTAAGTACTATAGCCTTTGATCCTTCAGATGATCAAACGATTTATGTAGGTACAGGTATTAGTTTTGGAACTTCTCCAGAAAATTTATATAAATCTACAGACGGAGGTACAACGTTTAGTGTAGTGCCTATTACTTGGACATCAGGTATATTAAACAATATTGTAAAAATTAAATTTAATGATAACAACCCGTCACAGATCATTATTTTAGAGGAAAATGAATTAGTTATTTCAGAAGATGGAGGTACTACCTTTATCAATTATGTTTATCCAAACGATAACACCGACAGTTACTATTACGGTTTAAATGCCAGCTATAACCCACAGAACTCGGATGAGATTGTGATTAGTTCTAATTATATTCCATTGTTCTCCAACGATGGAGGTGAGATGGTTAGTGCTATTGCTAACCCTTACTTTGTAAGTACAGGTACTAATGCTGTCTTTTCGGATGTTAACAATTCTAGTTTATACTACGGTGTGCAACAAGGTTTGGTACATAGAGACTTAACTACAGGAGAAGATACGGCTTACAATTTGATGCCTTTAAATTCGTTTTCTACAGGAGGTACAAGCTATTTTATCGATGACTATGTTGCTAATCGTGTTTTTAGTTTTAGTTCAAGCTTTTTTGGAAGTGCTTTTAATATAAGTACAGATAATGGTTTAACCAGTACACAATTACTAAGTGTGTTTACTAATAGAGTCTCGGCATTAGCGACCTATCCTTCAAATACCGATGCTATACTTGTGGCTTTTGCAGGTTATGATCCAGGTGAAACCCAATTAAAAAAGATTGATTTTAGTGATTTAAACAGCGTAGTTATAACCGATATTATTTTACCAACGGTAGATTATATCAATGGCATTGTTATCGATGCTAGTGGCACTATTACGTTGTCTTTAGGCACTGAGGTGTATGTGTCTACAGATGATGGCAGTACTTGGGTGGCGAATACTACAGGTTTAGAAGTATTAGAAGCTACAGATGCCATTCTCGATTTACAAGAAGATCCTTTAACGCCAGGTACTTTTGCAATGGCGACTAACAAAGGTGTTTTTATGTCTACTGATGGTGGTGCTACTTGGGCTCAAAAATCTACAGATATTATTTATAAAGTGGCATTTTCAACTGAAACTGTAGGTGCTATGGTAGCGACGACATATACTAGTGTGTCTACCTTATTTGAATTGCATTATTCTATAGATTATGGAGAGACGTGGACTACACTTTATAACGATCAATTGTTAAGTGTCGGTTCTGCTTCTTCATCTTATCAATTTGAGGATGACGCTGTGACAGTGTATGTAGGGACTTTTGATATTGGGCTTATGGAATATAGTATAGATCTTGAGGTATTAGGAACACCTGACTTTACAGAAGATGATAATACGATGGCCATTTATCCTAATCCGACGTCAGGAGTGCTTCACGTGGATTTAAAAGAGGCAGCAGTGACTCAGATTACGGTGTATAACTTATCTGGAGCAAAAGTAATGTCCTTTAAAGGAAGCGAAACACTTGATATTTCTAATCTTGCATCAGGAATCTATGTTTTACGTATACAAGATTCTAACAATGTGGTCGGTTTTAAACGTATTGTAAAGCAGTAA
- a CDS encoding START-like domain-containing protein, whose product MDDKEKYEMEFVIQASPALIYTYISTPSGLSEWFADNVNSRGELFTFIWDGSEEQAKLLSKKSGERIKFRWLSDDEEGSTCYFEIRIQVDEITKDVSLMITDFAEDDEIEEGKMLWTNQISSLKQVLGSA is encoded by the coding sequence ATGGACGATAAAGAAAAATACGAAATGGAGTTTGTGATTCAAGCATCACCAGCACTAATATATACTTATATATCAACACCGTCAGGCCTATCAGAATGGTTTGCCGATAACGTTAACTCCCGTGGAGAATTATTTACTTTTATCTGGGATGGCTCAGAAGAACAAGCAAAATTATTAAGTAAGAAAAGTGGCGAACGTATTAAGTTTCGTTGGCTAAGTGATGATGAAGAGGGCTCAACATGCTATTTTGAAATCCGAATTCAAGTCGATGAGATCACAAAAGATGTCTCTTTAATGATTACAGATTTTGCTGAAGACGATGAAATTGAAGAGGGGAAAATGCTTTGGACTAATCAAATTTCTAGCCTGAAACAAGTTTTAGGTTCAGCATAA
- a CDS encoding phospholipase D family protein has product MSTFLTGDDLECKLTDIIWNAKKYIVLISPFIKLDDHIKDVLEKVKDTHQIAVYIVFGKNEEFKYRSFSENDLTFFKGFKNITILYNKDLHAKHYCNESEGLITSLNLYGYSMLNNIEYGVYFQKTMLNPIDKLFEETFSFTKDLVYNKSDIVFLKKPQYSKKLFGLQKVYQQSKILFDVSEEVFSGNNYTSHRLEDFDLETETSLEKKYSDKPERERAEFKGDTEFVDFDIKKEDFKSEENNQTIGYCIRSGEEIPFDPERPYSYNAFRSWAYYKNYDYPENYCHKTGKPSNGKTSMANPILK; this is encoded by the coding sequence ATGAGTACATTTTTAACTGGAGACGACTTAGAATGTAAGTTGACCGACATTATATGGAATGCTAAAAAGTATATAGTTTTAATCTCACCGTTTATAAAATTAGACGATCACATTAAAGACGTGTTAGAAAAAGTAAAAGACACACACCAAATAGCAGTCTATATTGTGTTTGGTAAAAATGAAGAGTTTAAGTATAGAAGTTTTAGCGAAAATGATTTAACGTTTTTTAAAGGCTTTAAAAACATCACTATTTTATATAATAAAGATTTACATGCGAAGCATTATTGTAATGAAAGCGAAGGATTAATAACTTCACTTAATTTGTATGGTTATTCTATGCTTAATAATATAGAGTATGGTGTTTATTTTCAAAAAACAATGCTAAATCCTATTGATAAACTTTTTGAAGAAACCTTTAGCTTTACTAAGGATTTAGTATATAATAAAAGTGACATTGTGTTTCTAAAAAAGCCCCAATACTCTAAAAAACTATTTGGTTTACAGAAAGTTTATCAGCAGTCAAAAATTTTATTTGATGTCTCTGAAGAGGTATTTAGTGGAAACAATTATACATCTCATAGGTTAGAAGATTTTGATTTAGAAACAGAAACATCTTTAGAGAAAAAGTATAGTGATAAACCTGAAAGGGAAAGAGCTGAATTTAAGGGTGATACAGAATTTGTCGATTTTGATATTAAAAAGGAAGACTTTAAAAGTGAAGAAAATAATCAAACTATAGGTTATTGTATAAGATCAGGTGAAGAAATTCCTTTTGATCCAGAACGCCCTTATTCATATAATGCATTTAGATCTTGGGCGTATTATAAAAACTATGACTATCCAGAGAATTATTGTCACAAAACGGGAAAACCTTCTAATGGGAAAACGTCTATGGCTAATCCGATATTAAAATGA
- a CDS encoding cytoplasmic protein, whose protein sequence is MTSVIDLICFKCKHWHEFDDGCKAFPEGIPDSILIRNKHAKPIKNQKNNLVFECDN, encoded by the coding sequence ATGACTTCAGTAATTGACTTAATTTGTTTCAAGTGTAAGCACTGGCATGAATTTGATGATGGTTGTAAAGCCTTTCCTGAAGGGATTCCAGACTCTATTTTAATAAGAAACAAACATGCTAAACCAATTAAGAATCAGAAGAATAACTTGGTTTTTGAATGCGATAATTAA
- a CDS encoding HU family DNA-binding protein, whose product MNKTDLINGMAENAGITKAAAKKALDSLLVDIEGSLQKGNRVSLVGFGSWSVSRRAARDGRNPQTGKTIKIKAKNVVKFKAGSDLSSAVN is encoded by the coding sequence ATGAACAAAACAGATTTAATCAATGGAATGGCAGAGAACGCTGGAATTACTAAGGCAGCTGCTAAAAAAGCATTAGACTCATTATTAGTGGACATCGAAGGATCTTTACAAAAAGGAAACAGAGTTTCTTTAGTAGGATTTGGTTCTTGGTCAGTTTCTAGAAGAGCCGCAAGAGACGGAAGAAACCCACAGACTGGTAAAACTATAAAAATTAAAGCTAAAAATGTAGTGAAATTTAAGGCAGGTTCTGACTTAAGTAGCGCTGTAAACTAA